Below is a window of Dietzia timorensis DNA.
ACATCCACCGGCCCCCGGTCCTCCCGGACCTCGTCGACGGGAAGCGCCACGCGGTCGCGGTCCGCGGCGGCCGCCTCTCCGTCCGCCTCGTCCACTGCGTCCTCCTCGATCGCGGACCTCGCGCGCACCGAGATCGAGCGCGTCGACCGCGACCGCCTCGTCGGGGTCGCCGAGCAGGCCGAGACGCTCGAGGGATGGCTACGCCTCGCCCTCGACAGGCCCGAACTCTTGCAGACTCTCGGGGCGGCGGCGCACCTCGGCGTCATGGTGACCGGTCCGGCGGGTGTCGGAAAGGCGACAGTCGTGCGAAGCGTCTGCGGAGACCGTCCGTGCGTGGCGCTCGACGGGCCGCTCACCGGTTCGCTGTCGGCCGAACAACGGCTCGAGGCCGTGCAGGCGCTAGCCGCGGAGGTGCGCTCCGGCGGCGGCGTACTGCTCATCAACGACGTGGACGCGTTGCTGCCGGCCACTCCGGAGCCCGTGGCCACGCTCATCCTCTCCGAGTTGCGCGATGTCGCCGCGGCCCCGGGCGCCGCTCTCGTGGTCACGGCCGTGACCGCCGAGTCCGCCGACTCCCGCCTGCGCGCGCCCGATCTCTGCGACCGCGTTCTCGACCTGCCGCTCCCCGACGCCTCCGCGCGCGAGGGCATCCTCGAATCGCTGCTCGCGGACGTCCCGCAGGGCGAGCTGGATTTCGAATCCATCGCCGCGCGCACCCCGGGCTACGTCGCCGGGGACCTGCGAGCGCTGTGCCGCGAGGCCGGGATGCGGGCCGCGGGCCGCGCCGGCGAAGACACCGACCCGCGCATCGAACAGGACGATCTCGACGGCGCGCTGCGCGTTATCCGACCGATGTCGCGGTCGGGCATGGAGGAGGTCTCGCTCGGCTCGATCACCCTCGACGACGTCGGCGATATGGTCGAGACCCGCCAGGCGCTCACAGAGTCCGTGCTGTGGCCGCTCCAGCACCCCGAGTCCTTCCAGCGCCTCGGCATCGAGCCGCCACGCGGGGTGCTGCTCTACGGTCCGCCGGGCTGCGGCAAGACCTTCCTCGTCCGCGCCCTCGCCGCGTCCGGGCAGCTCACGGCGCATATCGTCAAGGGCGCCGAGCTCATGGACAAGTGGGTCGGCTCCTCGGAGAAAGCGGTGCGCGAGCTGTTCCAGCGCGCCCGCGATTCGGCGCCGTCGCTCATCTTCCTCGACGAGGTCGACGCCCTCGCCCCGCGCCGCGGGCAGTCCTCGGACTCCGGTGTTGGCGACCGTGTCGTCGCGTCGCTGCTCACCGAACTCGACGGCGCAGAGCCGCTCACCAACGTCGCGGTACTCGGCGCCACCAACCGTCCCGAGCTCATCGACCCGGCGCTGCTGCGCCCCGGCCGCCTCGAGCGCCTGGTGTTCGTTCCGCCGCCGGACGCAGACGCGCGCGGGGACATCCTGCGCACCGCCGGACGCGACGTGCCGCTCGCCGAATCCGTCGACCTCGACGCGCTCGCCGCGGATCTCGACGGCTACTCGGCCGCCGATTGCGCCGCACTGCTGCGCGAGGCGGCGATGACGGCGATGCGCCGCGATCTCGACGCCGCCGAGGTCACCGGCTCCGACATCACCGCCGCACGCTCGTCGGTCCGCCCGTCGCTCGATCCCGCGCAGGTCGAGTCCCTGCGTACCTACGCCGATTCCCGGTCCGGGGACTAGCCGGACGACCGACTCCCCGGACCCTCACAGATCCCACAATGCGGAATGCCGCGTCCGAAAGTATTGCCTTCCATCCACACGAGGGCTAGTTTCGAACCATGCGCTTTTCCATCCTCCTCGTAGGCAGACGCAGCGAGGTCCAGCACTAGGACCGACACCTCGCTCGCGTCTCCTCGTCGTATGTCGGTCGAAGCCCCAAAGGCTCCCGCTCCACGAGGAAGACTTCAGATCGATGGAACAGTTCACCCGCACTTTCACCGCC
It encodes the following:
- a CDS encoding AAA family ATPase — translated: MTDSAELTLTLRVLASASDARRGIVRLHPEVLTALGMRQWDALELVGARTTAAVAAASPMDTSQALCIVDEVVAANCGLTDDSRVVVRPAEVIGATEVIVDGPRLAQATVTERVLRSALLGKVARVGDSLTLMPRDLGPSFPTGDTTRTLSNYLGAAWSSQLITVTATEPAGSVSIRPSTAVRWVSDAAAPAASPSPAGSSTSPMTSDATSTGPRSSRTSSTGSATRSRSAAAASPSASSTASSSIADLARTEIERVDRDRLVGVAEQAETLEGWLRLALDRPELLQTLGAAAHLGVMVTGPAGVGKATVVRSVCGDRPCVALDGPLTGSLSAEQRLEAVQALAAEVRSGGGVLLINDVDALLPATPEPVATLILSELRDVAAAPGAALVVTAVTAESADSRLRAPDLCDRVLDLPLPDASAREGILESLLADVPQGELDFESIAARTPGYVAGDLRALCREAGMRAAGRAGEDTDPRIEQDDLDGALRVIRPMSRSGMEEVSLGSITLDDVGDMVETRQALTESVLWPLQHPESFQRLGIEPPRGVLLYGPPGCGKTFLVRALAASGQLTAHIVKGAELMDKWVGSSEKAVRELFQRARDSAPSLIFLDEVDALAPRRGQSSDSGVGDRVVASLLTELDGAEPLTNVAVLGATNRPELIDPALLRPGRLERLVFVPPPDADARGDILRTAGRDVPLAESVDLDALAADLDGYSAADCAALLREAAMTAMRRDLDAAEVTGSDITAARSSVRPSLDPAQVESLRTYADSRSGD